In the genome of Anaerofustis stercorihominis DSM 17244, one region contains:
- a CDS encoding thiamine pyrophosphate-dependent enzyme, translating to MSYNFKEIMSRPERLAPGHRMCAGCGGTIAARNVLRGLKAEDKAVIVNATSCMEVSTYMYPYTSWEDSYIHNAFENAGSTISGVEGAYNALKRKGKLKDDTDFKFIAFGGDGGTYDIGFQSLSGAMERNHDFTYVCYDNGAYMNTGIQRSSATPMYADTTTTPVGKKSNGKLQNRKDLTEIMVAHNAPYVAQTTFVQNFKDLHIKAEKAIYTKGASFLNVMSPCPRGWRYDTPDIIEICNLAVETCYWPLFEVINGEWILNYEPKRKLPIEDFLRPQGRFKHLFKKGNEDLIVQFQKEVDKRWENLLKKCK from the coding sequence ATGAGTTATAATTTTAAAGAAATAATGAGTAGACCCGAACGTTTGGCACCGGGACACAGAATGTGTGCGGGATGCGGAGGAACAATAGCTGCAAGAAACGTTTTAAGAGGACTTAAAGCGGAAGATAAAGCAGTTATCGTAAATGCCACCAGCTGTATGGAAGTTTCAACATATATGTATCCTTATACTTCATGGGAAGACAGTTATATACATAATGCATTTGAAAATGCAGGCTCAACAATAAGCGGTGTTGAAGGAGCATACAATGCTCTTAAAAGAAAAGGTAAACTAAAAGATGATACCGACTTTAAATTTATTGCATTCGGAGGTGACGGCGGTACATACGATATAGGATTTCAGTCATTATCCGGAGCCATGGAACGTAATCACGATTTTACATATGTATGTTACGATAACGGAGCATATATGAATACAGGAATTCAGCGTTCGTCTGCGACTCCTATGTATGCGGATACTACAACTACTCCCGTAGGCAAGAAAAGCAATGGGAAGCTTCAAAACAGAAAAGATCTTACAGAAATAATGGTAGCACACAATGCACCTTATGTTGCACAGACTACGTTTGTACAAAACTTTAAAGATTTACATATAAAAGCCGAAAAAGCAATTTACACTAAAGGAGCTTCGTTTTTAAATGTTATGTCGCCTTGTCCGAGAGGCTGGAGATATGATACTCCTGACATCATCGAAATATGCAACCTTGCGGTTGAAACATGCTACTGGCCTTTATTCGAAGTAATCAACGGAGAATGGATATTAAACTACGAACCTAAAAGAAAACTTCCTATCGAAGATTTCTTAAGACCACAGGGAAGATTTAAACATCTGTTTAAAAAAGGAAATGAAGATTTAATTGTTCAGTTCCAAAAAGAAGTAGATAAAAGATGGGAAAATCTTTTAAAAAAATGTAAATAA
- a CDS encoding TIGR00282 family metallophosphoesterase: MKILVFGDIFAKYGRKLIVDELSNIKAEYKADFVIANGENSANGKGITRKVYNELIGCGIDVITSGNHIWDNKDIYNFIQEEDRILRPSNYPAPCPGRGYEIYRVGKVRVGVVNLSGTTYLNPLDNPFEEAERIYEEIKNITDIIMLDFHAEATSEKIAMGYFVDGKFSGVYGTHTHVQTADNMVLSGGTGYLTDVGMCGSVDGVIGVDRDFIVKKFKVQRPAGKYALAEGRRQINGAVFTFDDSTFKCVDVERIYKIYD, encoded by the coding sequence TTGAAGATTTTAGTATTTGGTGATATTTTTGCCAAGTATGGAAGAAAGCTCATCGTTGATGAGCTTTCAAACATTAAGGCAGAATATAAAGCTGATTTTGTTATTGCAAACGGGGAAAACTCGGCAAACGGAAAAGGCATCACAAGAAAAGTTTACAATGAGCTTATAGGCTGTGGAATAGATGTGATAACCTCGGGAAATCATATTTGGGATAATAAGGATATATATAATTTTATTCAAGAAGAAGATAGGATCTTAAGACCTTCAAATTATCCTGCCCCTTGTCCCGGAAGAGGATATGAAATATATCGTGTGGGGAAAGTAAGGGTAGGGGTCGTCAATTTATCAGGTACGACATATCTAAATCCATTAGATAATCCTTTTGAAGAAGCCGAGAGGATTTATGAGGAAATAAAGAATATTACCGATATAATCATGCTCGATTTTCATGCGGAAGCTACAAGTGAGAAGATTGCAATGGGATATTTTGTTGATGGAAAGTTCTCAGGTGTTTACGGAACACATACACATGTTCAAACAGCCGATAATATGGTCCTTAGCGGAGGAACCGGATATCTTACCGATGTCGGTATGTGCGGCAGTGTAGACGGCGTTATAGGCGTTGACAGGGATTTTATAGTAAAGAAGTTTAAAGTACAGCGTCCTGCGGGTAAATATGCTTTAGCCGAAGGCAGAAGACAGATAAACGGTGCGGTGTTTACATTTGATGATAGTACTTTTAAATGTGTTGATGTAGAGAGAATTTATAAAATATATGATTAA
- the rny gene encoding ribonuclease Y, translating to MELSLPVVLIIAAVIGVICFFVGGYYKQSSGEGKLRNAEQTANKMVEDALKEGERIKKEKLIEAKDEVFNLKSDFDKEARARREELQLVEKRVLQREEMADKRSEALDHKEEKLIKKSDELVKKEEKLEKTHQEQIKELEKISKLTFEEARQLLLADVEKQISRETALLIKNKELEAKEEADKKAMEIVSYAIQRCAADHVAETTVSVVNLPNDEMKGRIIGREGRNIRTIETLTGIDLIIDDTPEAVILSGFDPVRREIARISLERLIVDGRIHPARIEETIKKAEKEIDTKIREMGEQALFDTNVIKLHPDLTKLIGRLHYRTSYGQNVLKHSIEVANLAGIMADELGANAKLARRAGMLHDIGKAIDHEVEGSHVSIGVDMLKKYKENKEVIHAVEAHHGDVEPQTVEAVLVQAADAISAARPGARRETLQSYTKRLEKLEQIANSFEGVDKSFAIQAGREIRVMVKPEQVDDLQMVHVAKEIANMVENDLEYPGHIKVSMIRETRATEYAK from the coding sequence ATGGAATTATCACTTCCAGTAGTGCTAATTATAGCAGCTGTAATTGGGGTAATTTGCTTTTTCGTTGGTGGATATTATAAACAGTCATCAGGTGAAGGTAAGCTTAGAAATGCTGAGCAGACTGCCAATAAAATGGTAGAAGACGCATTAAAAGAAGGCGAAAGAATAAAAAAAGAAAAGCTTATTGAAGCTAAAGATGAAGTATTCAACTTAAAAAGTGATTTTGACAAAGAAGCCAGAGCCAGAAGGGAAGAACTTCAATTAGTTGAAAAAAGAGTTCTTCAAAGGGAGGAAATGGCAGATAAGAGAAGCGAAGCTCTTGACCATAAAGAAGAAAAACTTATTAAGAAAAGCGATGAATTAGTAAAGAAAGAAGAAAAATTAGAAAAAACACATCAGGAACAAATCAAGGAACTTGAAAAGATTTCAAAACTGACTTTTGAAGAAGCCAGACAACTATTGTTAGCTGATGTAGAAAAACAAATTTCAAGGGAAACCGCATTACTTATTAAAAATAAGGAGTTGGAAGCAAAAGAAGAAGCTGATAAAAAGGCTATGGAAATCGTATCTTATGCTATACAAAGATGTGCGGCTGACCACGTTGCTGAAACTACGGTTTCTGTGGTAAACCTTCCTAATGATGAAATGAAGGGAAGGATTATCGGTAGGGAAGGCAGAAATATCAGGACTATTGAAACACTAACAGGTATTGATCTGATAATCGATGATACTCCGGAAGCTGTTATACTTTCCGGTTTTGACCCTGTTAGAAGAGAAATTGCAAGGATATCTCTTGAAAGACTTATTGTGGATGGAAGAATTCATCCTGCAAGAATTGAAGAAACGATCAAAAAAGCAGAAAAAGAAATTGACACTAAAATTAGAGAGATGGGTGAACAAGCATTATTCGATACGAATGTAATCAAGCTTCATCCTGATTTAACTAAGCTTATAGGTAGACTTCATTATCGTACAAGTTACGGACAGAATGTATTGAAACATTCAATAGAAGTTGCTAATTTAGCAGGTATTATGGCTGATGAGCTCGGTGCAAATGCAAAACTTGCCAGAAGAGCGGGAATGCTTCATGATATAGGAAAGGCTATCGACCACGAAGTGGAAGGAAGCCATGTAAGTATCGGTGTTGACATGCTTAAGAAGTATAAAGAAAATAAAGAAGTCATTCATGCGGTTGAAGCACACCACGGTGATGTTGAACCTCAAACCGTAGAAGCTGTTCTTGTTCAGGCAGCTGATGCAATTTCAGCAGCGAGACCGGGAGCAAGAAGAGAAACTTTACAAAGTTATACAAAACGTCTTGAAAAACTTGAACAAATTGCCAACTCATTTGAAGGAGTAGATAAGTCATTTGCTATTCAAGCGGGCAGAGAAATCAGAGTTATGGTTAAGCCTGAGCAAGTAGACGATTTACAAATGGTTCACGTAGCTAAAGAAATTGCTAATATGGTAGAAAATGACCTTGAATATCCTGGTCATATCAAAGTAAGCATGATCAGAGAAACAAGAGCTACGGAATATGCAAAATAG